One genomic segment of Burkholderiales bacterium includes these proteins:
- a CDS encoding radical SAM protein: protein MTRLAAPLSPTDHRRDIAGMTYVYPVVSRRSGGVSVGINLNPNNACNWRCIYCQVPNLSRGSAPPTDLRLLEAELRSLLTEIVHGRFLEDHAPPGAKLTDIALSGNGEPTSARDFEAVIGLVGRLLEEFALMGSIKLVLITNGSLIHRPGVERGLAHMARLSGEVWFKLDSATREGMRTINGTRQTPERVWENLVRAAGLCPTWVQTCVFAMDGKPPEASEQEAYLAFLRRAVEADIGLQGVLLYGLARPSQQPEAVRLSPLPAAWLEAYAEKIRRLGLTVKVSP from the coding sequence ATGACGCGACTGGCTGCCCCTTTGAGCCCCACCGACCACCGGCGCGACATCGCCGGCATGACCTATGTCTACCCCGTGGTCTCGCGGCGCAGCGGGGGCGTGTCGGTGGGCATCAACCTGAACCCCAACAATGCCTGCAACTGGCGCTGCATTTACTGCCAGGTGCCCAATCTCAGCCGGGGCAGCGCGCCCCCCACCGACCTTCGCCTCCTCGAAGCGGAACTGCGCAGCCTGCTGACCGAAATCGTCCACGGCCGCTTTCTTGAGGACCACGCCCCACCCGGTGCCAAGCTTACCGACATCGCCCTCTCCGGCAATGGTGAGCCCACCAGCGCCCGCGATTTCGAGGCGGTGATTGGCCTTGTCGGCCGGCTGCTGGAAGAATTCGCGCTCATGGGCAGCATCAAGCTCGTCCTCATCACCAATGGCAGTCTCATCCACCGGCCGGGTGTAGAGCGGGGTTTGGCGCACATGGCGCGGCTATCCGGCGAGGTGTGGTTCAAGCTGGATTCCGCCACCCGCGAGGGGATGCGGACCATCAACGGGACGCGTCAGACACCGGAACGAGTGTGGGAAAACCTCGTGCGCGCAGCCGGCCTGTGCCCCACCTGGGTGCAGACCTGCGTGTTTGCCATGGATGGAAAGCCGCCGGAGGCCAGCGAGCAGGAAGCCTATCTCGCCTTCCTGCGCCGCGCAGTGGAGGCGGACATCGGTCTCCAGGGCGTGCTGCTCTACGGGCTTGCCCGCCCCTCGCAGCAGCCGGAGGCAGTTCGCCTTTCCCCCCTGCCGGCGGCGTGGCTGGAAGCGTATGCAGAGAAAATCCGGCGCCTCGGGCTCACCGTGAAAGTGAGCCCGTAA
- the grpE gene encoding nucleotide exchange factor GrpE: protein MPDQNSQPTETPVSETQAGQAAATESSQAGHPAPEVMPSLEELLREAERKAQEHYDAWMYAKAETENVRRRSAEEIEKARKFAIEAFARELLPVKDALEMALSVDNATVENLRQGVELTLKQLAGVFEKFHIREIAPAGEKFDPNLHQAIATVESEAEPNTVAQVMQKGYQLHERLLRPALVSVAKAKSS from the coding sequence ATGCCCGATCAGAACAGCCAACCCACCGAAACCCCTGTTTCCGAGACGCAAGCCGGGCAAGCCGCGGCAACGGAAAGCAGCCAGGCGGGCCACCCTGCGCCCGAAGTCATGCCGAGCCTGGAGGAGCTTTTGCGTGAGGCGGAGCGCAAGGCGCAGGAGCATTACGACGCCTGGATGTATGCCAAGGCGGAGACGGAAAACGTCCGCCGGCGCAGCGCGGAGGAAATCGAAAAGGCGCGCAAGTTCGCCATCGAAGCCTTCGCCCGGGAGCTTTTGCCGGTCAAGGACGCCCTGGAAATGGCCCTGTCCGTGGACAATGCCACGGTGGAAAACCTGCGCCAGGGGGTGGAGCTCACCCTGAAGCAGCTTGCCGGCGTGTTCGAAAAATTCCATATTCGTGAAATCGCGCCCGCGGGCGAGAAATTCGACCCCAATCTCCACCAGGCCATTGCCACGGTGGAATCTGAGGCCGAGCCCAACACGGTGGCGCAGGTGATGCAGAAGGGGTATCAGCTCCACGAAAGACTGCTGCGCCCGGCCCTGGTCTCGGTGGCCAAGGCGAAATCGTCTTGA
- the hemH gene encoding ferrochelatase produces the protein MRYLPEPPYRHGSLPGVGVLLVNLGTPAAPTPQALRPYLKAFLSDPRVVELPRLLWWPILHLLILPTRPRQSAQKYASIWTPDGSPLAVHTRAQATLLKGYLGNRAPRPVQVDFAMRYGEPSVEQAILRLKAAGCERLLVLPLYPQYAASSTGSVFDAVAATLARLRNPPELRLVKHFHDHPGYIAALAESVREHWAQHGRPEKLLMSFHGVPRRSLEQGDPYHCECQKTGRLLAEALGLAPHEWQVTFQSRFGRAEWLKPYTQPTLEALARQGVGRVDVICPGFVADCLETLEEIAVEAKRAFLAAGGREFHYIPCLNERPSWIRALTDLTLSHLGGCWLDQAPNAGEAAKASRTRALALGATD, from the coding sequence ATGCGCTATCTGCCGGAACCCCCTTACCGTCACGGCAGCCTGCCGGGCGTGGGTGTGCTCCTCGTCAACCTGGGCACGCCGGCCGCCCCCACCCCGCAGGCCCTGCGGCCCTACCTCAAGGCCTTCCTTTCCGACCCCCGCGTGGTGGAGCTGCCGCGGCTTCTGTGGTGGCCCATCCTGCATCTCCTCATCCTGCCCACCCGGCCGCGCCAATCCGCGCAGAAATATGCCAGCATCTGGACCCCGGACGGCTCGCCGCTGGCAGTGCACACCCGCGCCCAGGCCACCCTGCTCAAGGGCTATCTGGGCAACCGGGCCCCCCGGCCGGTGCAGGTGGATTTCGCCATGCGCTATGGCGAGCCCTCGGTGGAGCAGGCCATTCTGCGCCTCAAGGCGGCGGGCTGCGAGCGTCTGCTGGTGCTGCCCCTCTATCCCCAGTACGCGGCAAGCAGCACGGGCAGCGTCTTCGACGCGGTGGCCGCGACCCTGGCGCGTCTGCGCAACCCGCCGGAGCTGCGTCTTGTCAAGCATTTCCATGACCACCCGGGCTACATCGCGGCGCTGGCGGAATCGGTGCGGGAGCATTGGGCGCAGCATGGGCGGCCGGAAAAACTTCTCATGAGCTTCCACGGCGTCCCGCGGCGCAGCCTCGAGCAGGGCGATCCCTACCATTGCGAATGCCAGAAAACCGGCCGCCTGCTTGCGGAAGCGCTGGGGCTCGCGCCCCATGAGTGGCAGGTGACCTTCCAGTCCCGCTTCGGCCGGGCGGAATGGCTCAAACCCTACACCCAGCCCACCCTGGAAGCCCTGGCGCGGCAGGGCGTGGGCCGGGTGGATGTCATCTGTCCGGGCTTTGTCGCCGATTGCCTGGAGACCCTGGAGGAAATCGCGGTCGAGGCGAAGCGCGCCTTCCTCGCCGCCGGCGGCCGCGAGTTCCACTACATTCCGTGTCTCAACGAGCGGCCCAGCTGGATACGCGCCCTCACCGACCTTACTCTCTCCCACCTGGGCGGCTGCTGGCTCGATCAAGCCCCCAATGCCGGCGAAGCAGCCAAAGCCTCCCGTACCCGGGCCCTGGCCCTGGGTGCGACCGACTGA
- a CDS encoding aspartate kinase: MALIVQKYGGTSVGSVERIKNVAQRIARFRAQGHQVVAVVSAMSGETNRLIALAKQIQPNPDPRELDVLVSTGEQVTIALLSMALMEMGLKARSYTGAQVRILTDSAFTKARILKIDEEKIRADLDSGHVVVVAGFQGVDEQGNITTLGRGGSDTTGVALAAALKADECQIYTDVDGVYTTDPRIVPEARKLDTITFEEMLELASLGSKVLQIRSVEFAGKYKVKLRVLSSFEEEGEGTLITFEEQAMEKPIISGIAFNRDEAKLTVLGVPDRPGIAAHILGPIADANIDVDMIVQNVGHDGTTDFSFTVHRNDFKKAMDVLQTVKNEIGAREILGDDRIAKVSLVGVGMRNHAGIAGKMFKTLANENINIQMISTSEIKISVVVEDKYMELAVRALHQAFELDKAP; the protein is encoded by the coding sequence ATGGCACTCATCGTACAAAAATACGGCGGCACTTCCGTCGGCAGCGTCGAGCGCATCAAAAACGTCGCCCAGCGCATTGCGCGTTTCCGCGCCCAGGGGCATCAGGTGGTGGCCGTGGTCTCGGCGATGAGCGGGGAAACCAACCGCCTCATCGCCCTGGCCAAGCAAATCCAGCCCAACCCCGACCCGCGGGAGCTGGATGTCCTCGTCTCCACCGGCGAACAGGTCACCATCGCCCTGTTGTCCATGGCGCTCATGGAGATGGGACTCAAGGCGAGGAGCTACACCGGCGCCCAGGTGCGCATCCTCACCGACAGCGCCTTCACCAAGGCGCGCATCCTCAAAATCGACGAGGAAAAGATCCGCGCCGATCTCGACAGCGGCCATGTGGTGGTGGTCGCCGGTTTCCAGGGCGTGGACGAACAGGGCAACATCACCACCCTCGGGCGCGGCGGTTCCGATACCACGGGGGTGGCGCTTGCCGCCGCCCTCAAGGCCGACGAATGCCAGATTTACACCGATGTGGACGGCGTGTACACCACCGACCCGCGCATCGTGCCGGAGGCACGCAAGCTCGACACCATCACCTTCGAGGAAATGCTGGAGCTGGCCAGCCTCGGCTCCAAGGTGTTGCAAATCCGCTCAGTGGAATTCGCCGGCAAGTACAAAGTCAAGTTGCGCGTGTTGTCCAGCTTCGAGGAGGAAGGGGAAGGCACGCTCATCACCTTCGAGGAACAAGCCATGGAAAAACCCATCATCTCCGGCATCGCCTTCAACCGCGACGAAGCCAAGCTCACCGTGCTCGGCGTACCGGATCGTCCCGGCATTGCCGCCCACATCCTCGGCCCCATCGCCGATGCCAACATCGACGTGGACATGATCGTGCAGAACGTGGGTCACGACGGCACCACCGATTTCTCCTTCACCGTCCACCGCAACGACTTCAAAAAGGCCATGGACGTCCTGCAAACGGTGAAGAACGAAATCGGCGCGCGCGAAATCCTCGGCGACGACCGCATCGCCAAGGTCTCCCTGGTGGGAGTGGGCATGCGCAACCACGCGGGCATTGCCGGCAAGATGTTCAAGACCCTGGCCAACGAGAACATCAACATCCAGATGATCTCCACTTCCGAAATCAAGATCTCCGTGGTGGTCGAGGACAAATACATGGAACTTGCCGTGCGCGCCCTGCATCAGGCCTTCGAGCTGGACAAGGCGCCGTAA
- the dnaK gene encoding molecular chaperone DnaK produces MGKIIGIDLGTTNSCMAIMEGGKPKVIENAEGARTTPSIVAFTEDGEILVGAPAKRQAVTNPQNTIFAVKRLIGRRYDEEVVQKDIKLVPYKIVRADNGDAWVEVRGKKMAPPEISAHVLRKLKRDAEAYLGEEVTEAVITVPAYFNDSQRQATKDAGRIAGLEVKRIINEPTAAALAFGLDKKEGDRKIAVYDLGGGTFDISIIEIAEVEGEHQFEVLSTNGDTFLGGEDFDQRLIDYLADEFKKEQGIDLRKDLLALQRLKEAAEKAKIELSSAQQTEINLPYITADATGPKHLNMKITRAKFESLVEDLIERTMEPCRIAIQDAGIKVSDIDDVILVGGQTRMPKVQEKVREFFGKEPRRDVNPDEAVAIGAAIQAGVLQGEVKDVLLLDVTPLSLGIETLGGVMTKLIPKNTTIPTKATQVFSTAEDNQTAVTIHVLQGEREMAAGNKSLGQFNLEGIPPAPRGVPQIEVTFDIDANGILHVSARDKATGKENKITIKANSGLTEEEIQRMLKDAEAHAAEDHKQRELVEARNQCDQLIHSVRKTLAEQGDKIGADEKARIEAAIREAEEAIKGNDKAAIEAKMNALAQASHKLAEQMYGQQAAAAGGAQKSSGAKADEDVVDAEFEEVKDNRK; encoded by the coding sequence ATGGGAAAAATCATCGGCATCGACCTCGGTACCACCAACTCCTGCATGGCCATCATGGAGGGCGGCAAGCCCAAGGTCATCGAAAATGCGGAAGGCGCGCGCACCACGCCGTCCATCGTGGCCTTCACGGAGGACGGTGAAATCCTGGTGGGGGCGCCCGCCAAACGGCAGGCGGTGACCAACCCGCAGAACACGATCTTCGCCGTCAAACGCCTCATCGGCCGCCGCTACGACGAGGAGGTGGTGCAGAAGGACATCAAACTGGTGCCCTACAAGATCGTCCGCGCCGACAATGGCGACGCCTGGGTGGAAGTCCGCGGCAAAAAGATGGCGCCGCCGGAAATTTCCGCTCATGTTTTGCGCAAGCTGAAGCGTGACGCGGAAGCCTACCTGGGTGAGGAAGTGACGGAGGCGGTGATCACCGTACCCGCCTACTTCAACGACTCCCAGCGGCAGGCGACCAAGGACGCCGGGCGCATCGCCGGCCTCGAGGTCAAGCGCATCATCAACGAGCCCACCGCGGCGGCCCTTGCCTTCGGCCTGGACAAGAAGGAAGGCGACCGCAAGATCGCCGTCTATGACCTGGGCGGGGGCACTTTCGACATTTCCATCATCGAAATCGCGGAAGTCGAGGGCGAACACCAGTTCGAGGTGCTGTCCACCAACGGCGACACCTTCCTCGGCGGCGAGGACTTCGACCAGCGCCTGATCGACTATCTGGCGGACGAGTTCAAGAAGGAGCAGGGCATCGACCTGCGCAAGGATCTGCTTGCGCTGCAGCGTCTGAAGGAAGCGGCGGAAAAGGCGAAAATCGAGCTCTCCTCGGCGCAACAGACGGAGATCAACCTGCCCTACATCACCGCCGATGCCACGGGGCCGAAACACCTGAACATGAAGATCACCCGGGCCAAGTTCGAAAGCCTGGTGGAAGACCTCATCGAGCGCACCATGGAGCCGTGCCGGATCGCCATCCAGGATGCAGGCATCAAGGTTTCCGACATTGACGATGTCATCCTGGTGGGCGGCCAGACGCGCATGCCCAAGGTGCAGGAGAAGGTGCGCGAGTTCTTCGGCAAGGAACCCCGCCGGGATGTCAACCCGGACGAGGCGGTGGCCATTGGTGCCGCGATCCAGGCCGGTGTGCTGCAGGGCGAGGTGAAGGACGTGCTGCTTCTGGACGTCACCCCGTTGTCCCTGGGTATCGAAACGCTGGGTGGGGTGATGACTAAGCTCATCCCGAAGAACACCACCATCCCCACCAAAGCAACCCAGGTGTTCTCGACGGCGGAAGACAACCAGACCGCGGTGACCATTCACGTTCTGCAGGGCGAACGGGAGATGGCCGCCGGCAACAAGAGCCTGGGCCAGTTCAACCTGGAGGGCATCCCGCCCGCGCCGCGCGGCGTGCCGCAGATCGAGGTCACCTTCGACATCGACGCCAACGGCATCCTGCACGTCTCCGCCCGGGACAAGGCCACCGGCAAGGAGAACAAGATCACCATCAAGGCCAACTCGGGCCTCACCGAGGAAGAAATCCAGCGCATGCTGAAAGATGCCGAGGCACATGCCGCCGAGGACCACAAGCAACGCGAACTGGTCGAGGCGCGCAACCAGTGCGACCAGCTCATCCACTCGGTGAGGAAGACGCTTGCCGAGCAGGGCGATAAAATCGGCGCCGATGAAAAGGCCCGCATCGAAGCGGCGATCCGCGAGGCCGAGGAAGCGATCAAGGGCAACGACAAAGCCGCCATCGAGGCGAAAATGAATGCCCTGGCCCAGGCCTCGCACAAGCTGGCGGAGCAGATGTATGGCCAGCAGGCGGCCGCCGCGGGCGGCGCGCAGAAGTCCTCCGGCGCCAAGGCGGACGAGGACGTGGTGGATGCCGAGTTTGAGGAAGTGAAAGACAACAGGAAATAA
- the queD gene encoding 6-carboxytetrahydropterin synthase QueD, with protein MPITITRRIEFDAGHRIPYHRSQCRHLHGHRYAMEITLSGEVITTEGISEQGMVMDFADVKTIALEKIVNAWDHAFLVYRGDTVVREFLERLPGHKTVVLDCVPTAENLAALAFRVLDAAYVDVFGNRLRLARVRVYETPNNWADAVRGEV; from the coding sequence ATGCCCATTACCATCACGCGCAGAATCGAGTTCGATGCAGGCCACCGGATTCCCTACCACAGGAGCCAGTGCCGTCATCTGCATGGCCACCGCTACGCCATGGAAATCACCCTGTCCGGGGAGGTGATCACCACCGAGGGCATTTCCGAGCAGGGCATGGTGATGGATTTCGCGGATGTGAAGACAATCGCCCTGGAAAAGATCGTCAACGCCTGGGATCACGCGTTCCTCGTCTACCGGGGCGATACCGTGGTGCGGGAGTTCCTGGAGCGTCTGCCGGGACACAAGACGGTGGTACTGGACTGCGTGCCTACGGCGGAAAACCTGGCGGCGCTCGCCTTTCGCGTGCTCGATGCGGCCTATGTCGATGTGTTTGGCAACCGGCTGCGGCTCGCGCGCGTGCGCGTCTACGAAACGCCCAACAACTGGGCCGACGCGGTGCGCGGCGAGGTGTGA
- the dnaJ gene encoding molecular chaperone DnaJ encodes MKRDYYEVLGVSRHASEEEIKKAYRKLAMKYHPDRNPGDKAAEEKFKEVKEAYETLSDPNKRAAYDQYGHAGLEGGLGGGGFQHGFGSFADAFSDIFGDLFGGSRRSSVYRGADLRYNLEITLEEAARGTETRIRIPTMDTCGTCGGSGAKPGTQPVTCAMCGGHGQVRMQQGFFSIQQTCPSCHGSGKTIAHPCPECSGAGRVKRYKTLVVKIPAGVDEGDRIRLSGEGEAGINGGPPGDLYVVIHLKEHPVFRREGDDLHCEMPISFTTAALGGEIEIPTLDGHARIRIPEETQTGRVFRLRGKGIRGVKSQEPGDLYCHVVVETPVNLSPRQKELLRELEALGREQENNPRAKSWMDKVKAFFGQ; translated from the coding sequence ATGAAACGCGACTACTACGAAGTGCTGGGCGTCAGCCGCCACGCCTCGGAAGAGGAAATCAAGAAGGCCTATCGCAAGCTGGCGATGAAATATCACCCGGACCGCAATCCGGGCGACAAGGCGGCCGAGGAGAAATTCAAGGAAGTCAAGGAAGCCTACGAGACCCTGAGCGACCCCAACAAACGCGCCGCCTATGACCAGTACGGTCATGCCGGGCTCGAGGGCGGCCTGGGCGGTGGCGGCTTCCAGCACGGTTTCGGCAGTTTCGCCGACGCCTTTTCCGACATTTTCGGTGACCTCTTCGGCGGCAGCCGACGCAGCAGCGTCTATCGGGGCGCCGACCTGCGCTACAACCTGGAAATCACCTTGGAGGAAGCGGCGCGGGGCACGGAGACGCGCATCCGCATTCCCACCATGGACACCTGCGGCACCTGCGGCGGCAGCGGCGCCAAGCCGGGCACCCAGCCCGTCACCTGCGCCATGTGCGGCGGCCATGGCCAGGTGCGCATGCAGCAGGGTTTCTTCTCCATCCAGCAGACCTGTCCCAGCTGCCACGGCAGCGGCAAGACCATCGCCCACCCCTGCCCCGAGTGCAGCGGCGCCGGCCGCGTCAAACGCTACAAGACCCTGGTGGTGAAAATCCCCGCCGGCGTGGACGAAGGCGATCGCATCCGCCTGTCAGGGGAAGGAGAGGCGGGCATCAACGGCGGCCCCCCCGGCGATCTCTATGTCGTCATCCACCTCAAGGAACATCCCGTCTTCCGGCGGGAGGGCGATGACCTGCACTGCGAAATGCCCATCAGCTTCACCACCGCCGCTCTGGGCGGGGAGATCGAGATTCCCACCCTCGATGGTCATGCCCGCATCAGGATCCCCGAGGAAACCCAAACCGGACGCGTCTTCCGCCTGCGCGGCAAGGGCATCCGTGGCGTGAAAAGCCAGGAACCCGGCGATCTCTACTGCCACGTCGTGGTGGAAACGCCCGTGAATCTCAGCCCACGGCAGAAGGAATTGCTGCGGGAGCTGGAAGCCCTCGGCCGGGAACAGGAAAACAACCCCCGCGCCAAGAGCTGGATGGACAAGGTGAAGGCCTTCTTCGGCCAGTGA
- the ppa gene encoding inorganic diphosphatase: MNLDKVTSGRDVPNDINVIIEIPQHGEPIKYEVDKETGAMFVDRFMSTAMHYPCNYGYIPHTLSEDGDPVDVLVVTPVPLITGVVVRCRPVGMLKMTDESGIDVKLIAVPVDELCGLYRDIRTPEDFPPLLLAQISHFFEHYKDLEPNKWVKVEGWVGPEAARAEIMSGIERYQRASPKPNF, from the coding sequence ATGAATCTGGACAAAGTGACTTCCGGGCGGGACGTGCCCAACGACATCAACGTCATCATCGAAATCCCCCAGCACGGGGAGCCCATCAAATACGAGGTGGACAAGGAGACCGGGGCCATGTTCGTGGACCGCTTCATGTCCACGGCCATGCATTACCCCTGCAACTACGGCTATATCCCCCATACGCTGTCGGAAGACGGGGACCCGGTGGACGTGCTGGTGGTGACGCCGGTTCCGCTCATCACCGGTGTGGTGGTGCGCTGCCGTCCGGTGGGCATGCTCAAAATGACCGATGAATCCGGCATCGACGTCAAACTCATCGCCGTGCCGGTGGACGAGTTGTGCGGCCTATACCGCGACATCCGCACCCCGGAGGATTTTCCGCCCCTGCTGCTCGCCCAGATCAGCCATTTCTTCGAGCATTACAAGGACCTGGAGCCCAACAAATGGGTGAAGGTGGAGGGATGGGTGGGCCCCGAGGCGGCGCGCGCGGAGATCATGTCCGGCATCGAGCGTTACCAGCGCGCGAGCCCCAAGCCCAATTTCTGA